One window from the genome of Paracoccus marcusii encodes:
- a CDS encoding phage portal protein: protein MAFRLFSREEKSSPPPERKASATGRVVAFASGSGRPVWSARDTGTLTRGGFMGNPVGFRSVRLIAEAAAAVPMICADRDHRYEVHPVLDLLRRPNPGQGRAELFEALFGQILLSGNGYLEAVGADATGIPEELHVLRSDRMSVVPGADGWPVAYEYAVGGRKHRFDMTGSPDPICHVKAFHPQDDHYGLSPMQAAAVALDVHNSASAWSKALLDNAARPSGAIIYKGVDGQGVLSAEQYDRLVGEIEMNHQGARNAGRPMLLEGGLDWRPMGFSPSDMEFHETKLSAAREIALAFGVPPMLLGIPGDATYANYAEAHRAFFRLTVLPLATRVSAAVAWWLSEHLGAEIELRPDLDQIPALAEERNQQWARISGASFLTDAEKRALLGLPPLDGA from the coding sequence ATGGCGTTTCGATTGTTTTCGCGGGAGGAAAAATCATCCCCCCCGCCAGAGAGGAAGGCCAGTGCGACGGGCCGGGTCGTGGCATTCGCCAGCGGGTCCGGGCGCCCTGTCTGGTCGGCCAGGGATACGGGCACGCTGACGCGCGGCGGGTTCATGGGGAACCCGGTGGGCTTTCGCAGCGTGCGCCTGATCGCCGAGGCCGCGGCGGCCGTGCCGATGATCTGCGCGGATCGCGACCACCGCTATGAGGTGCATCCGGTTCTGGACCTGCTGCGTAGGCCCAATCCGGGCCAGGGCCGGGCCGAGCTGTTCGAGGCGCTGTTCGGGCAGATCCTGCTGTCGGGCAACGGCTATCTGGAGGCTGTGGGCGCGGACGCCACGGGCATCCCGGAGGAACTGCACGTGCTGCGGTCCGACCGCATGAGTGTGGTGCCCGGTGCGGATGGCTGGCCTGTGGCCTATGAATATGCGGTGGGCGGGCGCAAGCACCGGTTCGACATGACCGGCAGCCCCGACCCGATCTGCCACGTCAAGGCGTTCCACCCGCAGGACGACCATTACGGTCTGTCGCCGATGCAGGCGGCTGCCGTCGCGCTGGACGTGCACAACAGCGCCAGTGCCTGGTCCAAGGCGCTGCTGGACAATGCGGCGCGGCCCAGTGGGGCGATCATCTACAAGGGGGTCGATGGGCAGGGGGTGCTGAGCGCCGAGCAGTACGACCGCCTGGTGGGCGAGATCGAGATGAACCATCAGGGCGCGCGCAATGCGGGCCGTCCGATGCTGCTGGAAGGCGGGCTGGACTGGCGTCCGATGGGTTTCAGCCCGTCCGACATGGAGTTCCACGAGACCAAGCTGTCGGCGGCGCGCGAGATCGCGTTGGCTTTTGGCGTGCCGCCCATGCTGCTGGGAATTCCGGGGGACGCGACCTATGCGAATTATGCCGAGGCGCACCGGGCGTTCTTCCGCCTGACGGTGCTGCCGCTGGCGACGCGGGTGTCGGCGGCGGTCGCCTGGTGGCTGTCCGAGCATCTGGGCGCCGAGATCGAGCTGCGCCCCGATCTGGACCAGATCCCTGCCCTGGCCGAGGAGCGCAACCAGCAATGGGCTCGCATCAGCGGTGCGAGCTTCCTGACGGATGCGGAAAAGCGCGCCCTGCTGGGCCTGCCGCCCCTGGACGGGGCGTGA
- a CDS encoding phage major capsid protein, with amino-acid sequence MTEVKAAGGGDMPADLKGAMMGFVSELKGFREDVQSKLNAQEQRMTMIDRKTALRGRAPLSATAEVEVPHQKAFNAYLRSGDDDGLRGLAIEEKALSVASDGGFLAAPKVAETVQNTLHSTSSLRRLANVVTIEGSVYEALVERGDMGAGWATEAATVETANSALDRIAIPVHELSAMPRASQRLLDDAAFDVEGWLAERIAEKFARSEANAFLRGDGVDKPRGLLSYPTAPAATATTAQIGFVATTAAGDFPAAAPMDCLIDLIYSLGAEYRSNASFLMNSKTAARVRKMKDADGRFLWTDALSVGQVPQLLGYPVMISEDMPDMTTSSFSIAFGDFRAAYTIVERPDLRVLRDPFSAKPHVLFYATKRVGGGITDFRAVRLLRFI; translated from the coding sequence ATGACCGAGGTGAAGGCCGCGGGCGGCGGCGACATGCCCGCCGACCTGAAGGGGGCCATGATGGGGTTCGTCAGCGAACTCAAAGGCTTTCGTGAAGATGTTCAATCCAAGCTCAACGCACAGGAACAGCGTATGACCATGATCGACCGCAAGACCGCCCTGCGGGGCCGCGCGCCCCTGTCCGCCACCGCAGAGGTCGAGGTGCCCCACCAGAAGGCGTTCAACGCCTATCTGCGCAGCGGCGACGATGACGGCCTGCGCGGTCTGGCCATCGAGGAGAAGGCGCTGTCGGTGGCCAGCGACGGCGGTTTTCTGGCCGCACCCAAGGTTGCCGAGACCGTGCAGAACACGCTGCATTCGACGTCGTCGCTGCGCCGTCTGGCCAACGTGGTGACCATCGAGGGCAGCGTCTATGAGGCGCTGGTCGAGCGTGGCGACATGGGCGCCGGTTGGGCGACCGAGGCCGCCACGGTCGAGACCGCGAACTCGGCCCTGGACCGCATCGCCATCCCGGTCCACGAGCTGTCCGCGATGCCGCGTGCCAGCCAGCGCCTGCTGGACGATGCGGCCTTTGATGTCGAGGGCTGGCTGGCCGAGCGCATCGCCGAGAAGTTCGCCCGGTCCGAGGCCAACGCCTTTCTGCGCGGCGACGGCGTCGACAAGCCGCGCGGCCTGCTGAGCTATCCCACCGCGCCTGCGGCGACCGCGACCACGGCCCAGATCGGCTTCGTCGCCACCACCGCGGCTGGCGATTTCCCGGCCGCTGCGCCGATGGATTGCCTGATCGACCTGATCTACTCTCTGGGCGCGGAGTATCGCTCGAACGCCTCGTTCCTGATGAACTCGAAGACGGCGGCGCGGGTGCGCAAGATGAAGGATGCCGACGGCCGCTTCCTTTGGACCGATGCGCTGAGCGTGGGCCAGGTGCCCCAGTTGCTGGGTTATCCGGTGATGATCAGCGAGGACATGCCCGACATGACGACGAGCTCGTTCTCGATCGCGTTCGGTGATTTCCGCGCGGCCTACACGATCGTCGAGCGTCCCGACCTGCGCGTGCTGCGCGACCCGTTCAGCGCCAAGCCGCACGTGCTGTTCTATGCCACCAAGCGTGTCGGCGGCGGGATCACCGATTTCCGCGCCGTCAGGCTGCTGCGCTTCATCTGA
- a CDS encoding phage tail tape measure protein encodes MTTRDGTGTALDQLDDDLGRNSRMTQEFQAELGRLRQSMMFTTREVGTLSSGLERGLGRAIDGLVLDGGKLSDALKSIGQSLADTVYGIAMKPVENALAGSIAGGIGGMLGGVMPFAKGGAFANGRTMAGDVVSGPTAFPMRGGQGLMGEAGPEAIMPLRRGPDGKLGVAAAGGGGSVNVTFNIQTPDVAGFQRSQSQIAAQMSRVLARGERNS; translated from the coding sequence ATGACCACACGTGACGGGACCGGCACCGCGCTGGACCAACTGGACGACGATCTGGGCCGCAATTCCCGCATGACGCAGGAGTTCCAGGCGGAACTGGGCAGATTGCGCCAGTCGATGATGTTCACCACGCGCGAGGTCGGTACCCTGTCCTCGGGGCTTGAGCGTGGCTTGGGCCGCGCCATCGACGGCTTGGTCCTGGACGGCGGCAAGCTGTCGGACGCGTTGAAATCGATTGGGCAGTCGCTGGCCGATACCGTCTATGGCATCGCCATGAAGCCCGTCGAGAACGCTTTGGCAGGGTCGATCGCGGGCGGCATCGGCGGGATGCTGGGCGGGGTGATGCCCTTTGCCAAGGGCGGGGCATTCGCCAACGGACGCACCATGGCCGGAGATGTCGTCTCCGGACCAACGGCATTTCCGATGCGCGGCGGTCAGGGGCTGATGGGCGAGGCCGGGCCCGAGGCGATCATGCCGCTGCGGCGCGGTCCCGATGGCAAGCTTGGCGTCGCCGCAGCCGGGGGTGGGGGATCGGTGAACGTGACGTTCAACATCCAGACCCCCGACGTGGCCGGGTTCCAGCGCAGCCAGTCGCAGATCGCGGCGCAGATGTCGCGCGTGCTGGCCCGCGGCGAGCGAAACAGCTGA
- a CDS encoding gene transfer agent family protein: MANPMRGEVSLMLDGRPHVARLTLGALAELEAQLEADGLTGLVARLDAGHFYSREILAVLVAGLRGGGWTGQAGDLTAVQIDGGPLEAARVAARLLALAFRAPA, from the coding sequence ATGGCCAACCCGATGCGCGGCGAGGTGTCGCTGATGCTGGATGGCCGGCCGCATGTCGCGCGCCTGACCCTGGGCGCCCTGGCCGAACTGGAGGCGCAGCTTGAGGCGGACGGGTTGACCGGGCTGGTCGCCCGTCTTGACGCCGGGCATTTCTACAGTCGCGAGATCTTGGCTGTGCTGGTGGCCGGGCTGCGCGGCGGGGGCTGGACGGGGCAGGCGGGTGATCTGACAGCGGTGCAGATCGACGGTGGTCCGCTGGAGGCCGCCCGCGTTGCCGCCCGCCTGCTGGCCCTGGCCTTTCGGGCGCCTGCATGA
- a CDS encoding head-tail adaptor protein has protein sequence MAAVNLSTRLALETSDRIEDGLGGYETRWRQLGWLWAQMEARSGREQGTGAGMISVVQWRITLRAAPVGDARRPRPGQRLRQGTRLFQIEAVAESDPSGRYLDCFAREEDLT, from the coding sequence ATGGCCGCTGTGAACCTGTCGACGCGGCTGGCGCTGGAGACATCCGACCGGATCGAGGACGGCCTGGGCGGCTATGAGACGCGGTGGCGTCAACTGGGCTGGCTGTGGGCGCAGATGGAGGCGCGGTCGGGTCGCGAACAGGGGACCGGCGCGGGAATGATCAGCGTGGTCCAATGGCGCATCACGCTGCGCGCCGCGCCTGTGGGTGATGCGCGACGCCCGCGGCCCGGGCAGCGGCTGCGCCAGGGAACACGGTTGTTTCAGATCGAGGCGGTCGCGGAGAGCGATCCGTCCGGTCGGTATCTGGACTGCTTTGCGCGCGAGGAGGATCTGACATGA
- a CDS encoding DUF2163 domain-containing protein, with product MTTTTVARAWSVRRADGLTLGFTDHDQRLVFGGVTFRPDRGLTARALVQGTGLSVDNSEAVGALNDDAITERDLMAGRWDQAELRMWEVDWGDVARRKLVFRGSLGEVSRANGAFRAELRGLSDALNAPQGRVYHPRCSARLGDGACRVDLSAESLSVLRQVQVMDDGRVFTFTAFPAFDAAWFDHGRLEVLSGAAQGLHGAIKNDTARPGGQRIIELWSSLGILPATGDQIRLTAGCDKAADTCRLKFRNHLNFRGFPHLPSEDWLMAPQAGRRNG from the coding sequence ATGACGACGACGACAGTTGCACGGGCTTGGTCCGTGCGCCGAGCGGATGGTCTGACGCTTGGCTTTACCGATCATGACCAGCGGCTGGTCTTTGGCGGGGTGACCTTCCGCCCTGACCGCGGCCTGACCGCGCGGGCGCTGGTTCAGGGAACCGGACTGTCGGTCGACAACTCCGAGGCGGTCGGGGCGCTGAACGATGATGCGATCACCGAGCGCGACCTGATGGCCGGTCGGTGGGACCAGGCGGAACTGCGTATGTGGGAGGTCGACTGGGGCGATGTCGCCCGTCGCAAACTGGTGTTTCGCGGGTCTTTGGGCGAGGTCTCGCGTGCGAACGGGGCCTTCCGCGCCGAGCTTCGCGGCCTGTCAGACGCGCTGAACGCGCCGCAGGGGCGCGTCTATCATCCCCGGTGCAGCGCGCGCCTTGGCGATGGGGCGTGCAGGGTCGACCTGAGCGCGGAAAGTCTGAGCGTGCTGCGCCAGGTTCAGGTTATGGACGATGGACGCGTCTTCACGTTCACCGCATTTCCGGCCTTTGACGCGGCGTGGTTCGATCATGGGCGGCTGGAGGTTCTGTCCGGAGCAGCGCAAGGTCTGCATGGTGCGATCAAGAACGACACTGCACGCCCCGGTGGCCAGAGGATTATCGAGCTGTGGTCCAGTCTGGGCATTCTGCCCGCCACCGGCGACCAGATCCGACTGACGGCAGGATGCGACAAGGCTGCGGATACGTGTCGGCTGAAGTTTCGCAATCATCTGAACTTTCGCGGGTTTCCTCATCTGCCGTCCGAGGATTGGCTGATGGCGCCTCAGGCAGGACGCCGGAATGGATAG
- a CDS encoding DUF2460 domain-containing protein produces MAFHDVRFPTNLSFGAIGGPERRTEIVALASGFEERNTPWTHALRRFDAGMGLRSLDDLSEVIAFFEARAGQLHGFRWKDWSDYKSCLPSAAPAFGDQVIAVGDGQTRVFPLSKAYRSGATVYRRPVTKPVQGSVRAGIGGAEVFVGINYVVDHVAGRIIFDEAPEAGADISAGFEFDVPVRFDTDRIAVSVASFQAGQVPDIPVVEVRV; encoded by the coding sequence ATGGCGTTTCACGACGTAAGATTTCCGACGAACCTGTCCTTTGGCGCCATCGGCGGTCCCGAGCGGCGCACCGAGATCGTGGCGCTGGCCAGCGGGTTCGAGGAGCGCAACACCCCCTGGACGCATGCGCTTCGCCGCTTTGACGCGGGCATGGGCCTGAGGTCGTTGGACGACCTGTCGGAGGTCATCGCCTTTTTCGAGGCGCGTGCGGGGCAGCTGCACGGGTTTCGGTGGAAGGATTGGTCCGACTACAAGAGTTGTCTGCCGTCAGCGGCCCCGGCATTCGGCGATCAGGTGATCGCGGTCGGGGACGGGCAAACGCGCGTCTTTCCGTTGTCGAAGGCCTATCGATCCGGTGCGACGGTCTATCGTCGGCCCGTGACCAAGCCGGTCCAGGGTTCCGTGCGCGCCGGGATCGGGGGTGCCGAGGTGTTCGTCGGCATCAACTATGTCGTGGACCATGTTGCCGGACGCATCATCTTTGACGAGGCCCCGGAGGCAGGCGCGGACATCTCTGCCGGGTTCGAATTCGACGTTCCGGTGCGCTTCGACACGGATCGGATCGCGGTATCCGTCGCGTCGTTCCAAGCCGGGCAGGTCCCCGACATTCCGGTCGTGGAGGTTCGGGTATGA
- a CDS encoding GTA head formation protein, RCAP_rcc01685 family produces the protein MEGSRFVKDGLWHDTRLEAQERIMALQFGQVEKRLERIEAMIEGLERRLWMTVYGVVAVILTQAVQGILDYAPKGG, from the coding sequence ATGGAAGGGTCGCGTTTCGTCAAGGACGGGCTGTGGCACGACACGCGTCTTGAGGCGCAGGAACGGATCATGGCGCTGCAGTTCGGCCAGGTCGAGAAGCGCCTGGAGCGGATCGAGGCGATGATCGAAGGGCTGGAGCGGCGGCTGTGGATGACGGTCTACGGCGTGGTCGCCGTGATCCTGACGCAGGCCGTCCAGGGTATTCTAGATTATGCGCCGAAAGGAGGCTGA
- a CDS encoding DNA-packaging protein, translated as MSLPWLFEFWALPHQLPPEGDWKSWVIMGGRGAGKTRAGSEWVRSLVEGPTAAAPGKCHRVALVGETFDQVREVMVFGESGILACSPPDRRPVWEAGRKRLVWANGATATVYSAHEPEALRGPQFDAAWVDELAKWKKAEDVWDMLQFALRLGEHPQQVVTTTPRNVGVLKRILANASTVVTHAPTDANRAYLAESFLAEVESRYGGTRLGRQELDGVLLDDVEGALWTTAMLEGARVAEAPKLDRIVVAVDPSVTGGRASDECGIVVAGVVMQGEPKDWRAYVLEDASVRGGPTDWARAAIAAMDRHGAEKLVAEVNQGGDLVESVVRQIDPLVPFKALRASRGKGLRAEPVAALYEQGRVKHLKGALGTLEDQMCQMTVRGFEGRGSPDRLDALVWAVHELMIEPAAGWRRPQMRRL; from the coding sequence ATGAGCCTGCCCTGGCTGTTCGAGTTCTGGGCTTTGCCGCACCAGTTGCCCCCGGAGGGCGACTGGAAGTCCTGGGTGATCATGGGCGGGCGCGGCGCGGGCAAGACCCGCGCCGGGTCGGAATGGGTGCGCAGCCTGGTCGAGGGGCCCACGGCCGCAGCGCCCGGGAAGTGCCATCGCGTGGCCCTGGTCGGGGAGACCTTCGACCAGGTGCGCGAGGTGATGGTGTTCGGCGAGAGCGGCATCCTGGCCTGTTCGCCCCCCGACCGGCGTCCGGTCTGGGAGGCGGGCCGCAAGCGGCTGGTCTGGGCGAACGGGGCGACCGCGACGGTCTATTCCGCGCATGAGCCGGAGGCTTTGCGTGGGCCACAGTTTGACGCAGCCTGGGTCGATGAGCTGGCCAAGTGGAAGAAGGCCGAGGATGTCTGGGACATGCTGCAGTTCGCGCTGCGGCTTGGCGAACATCCCCAGCAGGTCGTCACCACGACGCCGCGCAATGTGGGCGTGCTGAAGCGCATCCTGGCCAATGCCAGCACTGTGGTGACCCATGCGCCGACGGATGCGAACCGCGCCTATCTGGCGGAGAGTTTTCTGGCGGAGGTCGAGAGCCGCTATGGCGGGACGCGGTTGGGGCGCCAGGAGCTGGATGGCGTGCTGCTGGACGATGTCGAGGGGGCGCTGTGGACGACCGCGATGCTGGAAGGCGCGCGGGTGGCCGAGGCGCCCAAGCTGGACCGGATCGTCGTCGCGGTCGACCCGTCGGTCACCGGCGGGCGGGCCAGCGACGAATGCGGGATCGTGGTCGCGGGCGTCGTCATGCAGGGCGAGCCAAAGGATTGGCGCGCCTATGTGCTGGAGGATGCCAGCGTCCGGGGCGGGCCCACGGATTGGGCCCGCGCCGCGATTGCCGCGATGGACCGCCACGGTGCCGAGAAGCTGGTGGCCGAGGTGAACCAGGGCGGCGATCTGGTCGAGAGCGTCGTGCGCCAGATCGACCCGCTGGTCCCGTTCAAGGCCCTGCGGGCGTCGCGGGGCAAGGGGTTGCGGGCAGAGCCCGTCGCCGCGCTGTACGAGCAGGGGCGCGTCAAGCATCTGAAGGGCGCCCTGGGCACGCTGGAGGATCAGATGTGCCAGATGACGGTGCGCGGGTTCGAGGGGCGGGGCAGTCCCGACCGGCTGGATGCCCTGGTCTGGGCGGTCCATGAGCTGATGATCGAGCCCGCCGCAGGCTGGCGCAGGCCGCAGATGCGGCGATTGTAA
- a CDS encoding rcc01693 family protein, which yields MNGRVGGLDWAGLMRAGLQGLRLHPDQFWALTPAELGLMLGMGPTAPRMTRDRLADLAARYPDAPAPAGVVLAETTGDHQDDHT from the coding sequence ATGAACGGGCGCGTCGGGGGGCTGGACTGGGCGGGCCTGATGAGGGCGGGCCTGCAGGGGCTGCGTCTGCATCCCGATCAGTTCTGGGCACTGACCCCTGCCGAGTTGGGCCTGATGCTGGGAATGGGTCCGACGGCACCCCGCATGACCCGTGACCGGCTGGCCGATCTTGCAGCCCGATATCCCGACGCGCCCGCACCGGCGGGCGTGGTCTTGGCTGAAACGACGGGGGATCATCAAGATGACCACACGTGA
- a CDS encoding DUF3168 domain-containing protein, giving the protein MSYGAGVALRAAVYQQLRTNEALADLVGDAIFDAMPVTAPSGIYVSLGPEEVRDASDSTARGSRHDFVISVMAGSDSGAGFGAVKAAAVAVADALEAGGLVLSRGQLAGLWFLRATARRVKSGAARQVDLTFRARIDLN; this is encoded by the coding sequence ATGAGCTATGGGGCAGGGGTCGCCTTGCGGGCGGCCGTCTATCAGCAGTTGCGCACGAACGAGGCGCTGGCGGATCTGGTGGGCGATGCGATCTTCGACGCGATGCCGGTGACGGCGCCGAGCGGGATCTATGTCTCGCTTGGTCCCGAGGAGGTGCGTGACGCCAGCGACTCCACGGCACGCGGATCGCGGCATGATTTCGTGATCTCGGTCATGGCGGGCAGCGACAGTGGGGCGGGCTTCGGCGCGGTCAAGGCCGCAGCGGTCGCCGTGGCCGATGCGCTGGAGGCGGGCGGACTGGTGCTGTCGCGCGGACAGCTGGCGGGTTTGTGGTTCCTGCGCGCAACCGCGCGGCGGGTGAAAAGCGGCGCGGCTCGTCAGGTCGACCTGACCTTTCGCGCGCGCATCGATCTGAACTGA
- a CDS encoding HK97 family phage prohead protease — MVPGLEMKFAGGPPVLTDGQVIEGYASLFGLTDQGGDAVLPGAFAASLARIAARGDKVRMLWQHDPTRPIGVWDEVREDGKGLWVKGRLLPDVAQAREAAALIQAGAIDGLSIGYRTLRAERDKAGRRVLAEVELWEVSLVTFPMLAEAKVDRKDSDEMRDVAALFVQAAQALRGA, encoded by the coding sequence ATGGTTCCGGGTCTGGAGATGAAGTTCGCGGGCGGTCCGCCCGTGCTGACCGACGGTCAGGTGATCGAAGGTTATGCCAGCCTGTTCGGTTTGACCGATCAGGGCGGCGATGCGGTGCTGCCCGGCGCGTTTGCCGCGTCGCTGGCGCGGATCGCTGCGCGCGGCGACAAGGTGCGGATGCTGTGGCAGCACGATCCGACCCGCCCCATTGGGGTCTGGGACGAGGTCCGGGAGGACGGCAAGGGCCTGTGGGTCAAGGGCCGCCTGCTGCCCGACGTGGCGCAGGCCCGCGAGGCGGCGGCGCTGATCCAGGCGGGTGCGATCGACGGGCTGTCCATCGGCTATCGCACCCTGCGGGCCGAACGCGACAAGGCCGGGCGGCGGGTACTGGCCGAGGTCGAGCTGTGGGAGGTGTCGCTGGTGACCTTCCCGATGCTGGCCGAGGCCAAGGTGGACCGCAAGGACAGCGACGAGATGCGCGACGTCGCGGCGCTGTTCGTGCAGGCGGCACAGGCCCTGCGCGGCGCATGA
- a CDS encoding NlpC/P60 family protein — protein sequence MDSPVVDAARVWLGTPYVHQASVRGCGADCLGLIRGVWRDLYGAEPEAPPAYTADWAECGSIEVLLSAAMRHLRPVDDADWQPGQVLLFRMRQGAIAKHLGILSAAGDAPRFLHAYTGHGVIDSPLTPPWQSRIVARFRFP from the coding sequence ATGGATAGCCCGGTCGTCGATGCCGCCCGGGTGTGGCTGGGCACGCCTTATGTCCATCAGGCCAGCGTCCGGGGCTGTGGTGCCGATTGCCTCGGGCTGATCCGCGGCGTCTGGCGCGACCTGTATGGGGCGGAGCCCGAGGCGCCTCCGGCCTATACCGCCGATTGGGCCGAATGCGGCAGCATCGAAGTGCTGCTGTCCGCGGCCATGCGGCACCTGCGTCCGGTCGATGATGCGGACTGGCAGCCTGGGCAGGTGCTGTTGTTTCGGATGCGGCAGGGCGCCATCGCCAAGCACTTGGGCATCCTGTCGGCCGCGGGCGATGCCCCGCGGTTTCTACATGCCTATACCGGCCACGGTGTCATCGACAGTCCGCTGACCCCTCCGTGGCAATCCAGGATCGTGGCGCGGTTCCGCTTTCCCTGA
- a CDS encoding phage major tail protein, TP901-1 family, with protein MAVQSGRDLLIKMDMSGNGTFETVAGLRATRLSFNADTVDVTSMDSAGGWRELLGGAGVRSASIAGSGVFRDAATDGRARQAFFDSEIPLFQVIIPDFGTVEGRFQITGLEYAGSHDGEATYEMSLASAGALTFVAL; from the coding sequence ATGGCAGTGCAAAGCGGACGTGATCTGCTGATCAAGATGGACATGTCGGGCAACGGCACGTTCGAGACCGTGGCGGGCCTGCGTGCGACGCGCCTGTCCTTCAACGCCGACACCGTCGACGTGACCAGCATGGACAGCGCCGGTGGCTGGCGCGAGCTGTTGGGCGGTGCCGGCGTGCGCAGCGCGTCGATCGCCGGATCCGGCGTGTTCCGCGACGCGGCCACCGACGGGCGCGCCCGCCAGGCGTTCTTTGACAGCGAAATCCCGTTGTTCCAGGTCATCATCCCTGATTTCGGCACCGTGGAGGGCCGGTTCCAGATCACCGGCCTGGAGTACGCGGGCAGCCACGACGGAGAGGCGACCTATGAGATGTCGCTGGCTTCGGCAGGGGCGCTGACCTTCGTGGCGCTGTGA
- a CDS encoding head-tail connector protein, whose protein sequence is MMLIEETAPAAEALPVAALRAHLRLAQGFEGPDDAAETAALAGFLRAAIATIEGRTGKVLLKRRFRMQLDDWRDRLGQSLPLAPVHSVERIEIDDGNGTLTQLPPEGWRLVPDGQRPVILPTGVVLPSIPRRGTVTITFLAGFGDAWSQVPADLAQAVILLAARYYDDRSQDGLRHALPFGVSALIERWRAVRTLAGRGSREWR, encoded by the coding sequence ATGATGCTGATAGAGGAAACGGCGCCCGCGGCGGAGGCGCTGCCGGTGGCCGCCCTGCGCGCGCATTTGCGTCTGGCCCAAGGTTTCGAAGGGCCCGACGACGCCGCCGAGACGGCGGCACTGGCGGGCTTTCTGCGTGCAGCGATCGCCACAATCGAGGGGCGCACCGGCAAGGTGCTGCTGAAGCGGCGGTTCCGCATGCAGCTGGACGATTGGCGCGACCGGCTTGGCCAGTCGCTGCCGCTGGCGCCCGTGCATTCGGTCGAGCGCATCGAGATCGACGACGGGAACGGCACGCTGACCCAACTGCCCCCCGAGGGGTGGCGGCTGGTCCCGGACGGACAGCGCCCCGTGATCCTGCCGACCGGGGTCGTGCTGCCGTCGATTCCGCGGCGGGGGACGGTGACGATCACGTTCCTTGCGGGCTTCGGGGACGCCTGGTCGCAGGTTCCGGCGGATCTGGCGCAGGCGGTCATCCTGTTGGCCGCGCGGTATTACGACGATCGCAGCCAGGATGGTTTGCGTCATGCACTGCCCTTTGGTGTCAGCGCGCTGATCGAGCGCTGGCGCGCGGTCCGCACCCTGGCCGGGCGCGGCAGCCGGGAGTGGCGCTGA